One window from the genome of Pseudoalteromonas sp. '520P1 No. 423' encodes:
- a CDS encoding ChaN family lipoprotein, giving the protein MKFNQINKMFCVLAALSGCSTNVEERVSKPLITFEKTNSGWLSSQPLTSLYSYQLIDVRGQQPKIVNINDTDGGLRDYDVVFIGENHRHPGNHLAQTMIYQRMLAGNNDVILSMEQFERDTQKTVDAYLAGEIGEWTLRHFGRAWDNYQSSYRPLVEMAKALNLPVIAANAPKDTVVCTGRNGLEVLEKLPKERKDEVAASFHIPEEGDYFEKFAGAMSHGSSRSKASLNSYHAQVVRDDTMAESIHLAMQAHPDHKIVHLNGHFHSASGLGTVERLKLRNDSQIAVIQPILVNDPITPSFKYTDMDKGDYLLLIYPLSPMVITDENKRVWREKVFKRSKQDCSFGTDKA; this is encoded by the coding sequence GTGAAGTTTAATCAAATTAATAAAATGTTTTGTGTATTAGCTGCACTTAGTGGTTGCAGCACAAACGTTGAAGAGCGAGTTAGTAAGCCATTAATAACATTTGAAAAAACTAATAGTGGGTGGTTATCCTCGCAACCATTAACTTCTCTATATTCATATCAATTAATTGATGTGAGAGGGCAGCAGCCTAAAATTGTAAATATTAACGACACAGACGGTGGTTTACGTGACTACGATGTCGTGTTTATAGGTGAAAATCATCGACACCCAGGTAATCATCTGGCGCAAACGATGATTTATCAGCGTATGTTAGCTGGTAATAATGATGTCATATTATCAATGGAGCAATTTGAACGCGATACACAAAAAACCGTTGATGCTTATTTGGCTGGAGAAATTGGCGAATGGACGCTTCGGCACTTTGGCCGAGCGTGGGATAATTATCAAAGTAGTTATCGCCCACTCGTTGAAATGGCCAAAGCTCTAAATCTACCCGTAATTGCGGCTAATGCACCAAAAGATACTGTTGTGTGCACGGGGCGCAACGGGCTTGAAGTTTTAGAAAAATTACCCAAAGAAAGAAAAGATGAAGTGGCTGCTTCTTTTCATATTCCAGAAGAAGGCGATTATTTCGAGAAATTTGCGGGTGCAATGAGCCATGGTAGCTCTCGCAGTAAAGCCAGTTTAAACAGCTATCACGCGCAGGTGGTTCGCGATGATACTATGGCTGAATCAATACATTTAGCAATGCAAGCTCATCCTGATCACAAAATCGTTCACTTAAATGGTCATTTTCACTCAGCGTCTGGTTTAGGTACGGTAGAGCGTTTGAAGCTTCGCAATGACAGTCAGATTGCGGTTATTCAACCTATTTTGGTCAATGACCCAATCACTCCTAGCTTTAAATACACTGATATGGATAAAGGTGACTATTTATTACTTATTTATCCATTATCACCGATGGTGATTACTGATGAAAATAAAAGAGTGTGGCGTGAAAAAGTATTCAAGCGCTCTAAACAAGACTGTTCATTTGGAACTGATAAGGCTTGA
- a CDS encoding metal ABC transporter permease, with protein sequence MMLDSIHQFFAGLAEQGWLPEMFGYSFLVNAFLASLMIGPLLGVLGTLVVVKRLAFLSEAVGHSALTGVSIGILLGEPTTAPWISLFAFSIVFALSLQWVRGRTTVPYDALIGVFLSFALALGAALLMVVAKKVNAHLVEQVLFGSVLTADSQDIVILFTMFVLITALAFKYSNKAYLTALSPEIAKSLRVKTKLHDYSFVLLIALMTVAAVKIIGAVLVGALLLIPAASARLLANNLKSMLAWSILIATSSALAGVLLPMYMQWAVATGPAIILVACVWFVFSISSHSFMRKKG encoded by the coding sequence ATTATGTTAGACAGTATTCATCAATTTTTCGCTGGCTTAGCAGAGCAAGGCTGGCTACCCGAAATGTTTGGCTATAGCTTTTTAGTTAATGCCTTTTTAGCCAGCTTAATGATTGGCCCGTTATTAGGGGTACTTGGTACCTTAGTCGTGGTTAAGCGCTTAGCGTTTTTATCAGAAGCGGTTGGTCACTCTGCACTTACAGGGGTGTCGATAGGTATTTTACTCGGCGAGCCGACCACTGCACCGTGGATTAGTCTATTTGCCTTTTCCATTGTGTTTGCATTATCTCTGCAATGGGTGCGCGGTAGAACAACTGTGCCTTACGATGCCTTGATTGGCGTATTCCTATCATTCGCGTTAGCTCTTGGTGCAGCTTTGTTGATGGTAGTGGCCAAGAAAGTCAATGCTCACTTAGTTGAACAAGTGCTTTTTGGCTCAGTACTCACGGCCGATTCACAAGATATCGTGATTTTATTTACCATGTTTGTGCTTATTACCGCATTGGCGTTTAAGTATTCAAACAAAGCGTATTTAACTGCACTGTCGCCAGAAATTGCAAAAAGTTTACGCGTAAAAACCAAGCTACACGATTACAGCTTTGTATTGCTCATTGCCTTAATGACCGTAGCGGCGGTAAAAATTATTGGCGCGGTGTTAGTTGGTGCTTTGCTATTAATCCCAGCGGCAAGTGCACGGCTTTTGGCTAATAATTTAAAAAGCATGTTGGCGTGGTCAATCCTTATTGCCACCTCTAGCGCCTTAGCGGGTGTCTTGTTGCCTATGTATATGCAATGGGCTGTAGCGACAGGACCTGCGATTATTTTGGTGGCTTGTGTATGGTTTGTGTTCTCAATCAGTTCTCATAGCTTTATGCGGAAAAAAGGATAA
- a CDS encoding metal ABC transporter ATP-binding protein translates to MSYTASDSASPCVTFDNTSVKIERNHLLSNINLTIEPGCWLGIVGPNGGGKSTLIKALLGLVPHQGGIYLDWPQGKVGNIGYVPQLAPFDATLPITVLDYLRMVAENRAVWLKYKHNQKIMQTMEKFQISNFADKRIGTLSTGERQRVLLCGALLNEPDILLLDEPLAGVDKKGHQLILDLLSDYHQKENSILMVEHHWHIVAKYCQQIALIEQTLVEVGSADKIFDVLQQNASPLDFANMG, encoded by the coding sequence ATGTCATACACGGCTTCCGATAGCGCTTCGCCATGCGTTACTTTCGATAATACATCAGTAAAAATAGAGCGAAATCATTTACTATCAAATATTAATCTCACCATTGAGCCTGGCTGCTGGTTGGGTATTGTCGGCCCCAATGGTGGTGGTAAATCAACGCTGATCAAAGCACTGCTTGGACTTGTGCCTCATCAAGGTGGCATCTATTTAGATTGGCCACAAGGGAAAGTGGGCAATATTGGCTATGTACCACAGTTGGCACCGTTTGATGCCACTTTGCCAATTACCGTACTCGATTACTTACGCATGGTAGCGGAAAACCGCGCCGTTTGGCTTAAGTACAAGCACAATCAAAAAATCATGCAAACCATGGAAAAGTTCCAAATTAGTAATTTTGCTGACAAACGCATCGGCACCTTATCAACAGGTGAAAGACAGAGAGTGCTGCTGTGTGGCGCTTTGCTTAATGAACCAGACATTTTGTTACTGGATGAGCCGTTAGCGGGCGTTGATAAAAAAGGACATCAACTGATCCTCGATCTGTTAAGTGACTATCATCAAAAAGAAAATTCGATCTTAATGGTCGAGCACCATTGGCATATTGTTGCTAAGTATTGTCAGCAAATAGCACTTATTGAACAAACCTTAGTTGAAGTAGGCAGTGCTGATAAAATTTTTGACGTATTACAACAAAATGCGTCGCCGTTAGATTTCGCCAATATGGGTTAG
- a CDS encoding metal ABC transporter solute-binding protein, Zn/Mn family codes for MKHLITLFLLLTFAGFTIAEPSTDKKLTVGITLHPYYSYVANVLGDKGEVLPLIETGFNPHSYSLNPADIARLNKLDALVVNGIGHDEFVMHAVERVNPKNLNMIFANKDVPLLGHGGKSNSHTFVSIDAGIRQVYSIAKGLGKIDPENAKYFSKNAFLYAKKLRALKKNVQHILINKDLSKVKIASTHNAYGYLLQEFGLTVSAVVEPAHGVKPSASQLQATIDEIRKADIDVLFTELNMSNDYIDVIEKETGIKIYHFSHMTHGEYTKELVELEMRHNINKLAEALTYAANKVG; via the coding sequence ATGAAACACCTAATTACCTTATTTCTACTGTTAACCTTTGCGGGGTTTACCATTGCTGAACCATCGACAGACAAAAAGCTTACTGTCGGTATTACATTGCATCCTTATTATTCGTATGTTGCTAACGTATTGGGTGATAAAGGCGAAGTATTACCGCTGATTGAAACAGGGTTTAATCCTCACAGTTACTCGTTAAATCCGGCGGATATTGCTCGGTTGAATAAATTAGATGCCTTAGTGGTTAATGGCATTGGTCATGATGAGTTTGTAATGCATGCCGTAGAGCGCGTAAACCCTAAAAACCTCAACATGATTTTTGCTAATAAAGATGTGCCGTTACTTGGTCATGGTGGTAAGTCAAATTCACACACTTTTGTGTCGATTGATGCGGGCATTCGTCAAGTTTACAGCATTGCTAAAGGGTTAGGTAAAATTGATCCCGAGAATGCGAAGTACTTTAGTAAAAATGCTTTTTTGTACGCTAAAAAGTTGCGTGCATTAAAGAAGAATGTTCAACATATCTTAATCAATAAAGATTTGAGCAAGGTTAAAATTGCCAGCACTCACAATGCCTACGGTTATTTACTACAAGAATTTGGTTTAACGGTTTCTGCCGTGGTTGAACCTGCACATGGGGTAAAACCAAGTGCCTCACAGTTACAAGCGACGATTGATGAAATTCGCAAAGCGGATATCGACGTATTGTTCACTGAACTAAACATGTCAAATGATTACATTGACGTGATTGAAAAAGAAACTGGCATTAAAATTTACCACTTTTCTCATATGACGCACGGCGAGTACACCAAAGAATTAGTCGAATTAGAAATGCGTCACAATATCAACAAATTAGCAGAAGCATTAACGTATGCTGCTAACAAGGTAGGTTAA
- a CDS encoding DUF4198 domain-containing protein gives MKFNHFLKAVVGSLFAISSFASNAHDIYIWPSFFSVDTDKSKSVTVDITASHTTFRPDFSMPSSGVKAYGVDGKQIRRVGSFYQGAQRSTFDLAVEAQGTYGLIYERGPSYFSRYTVGKRETEKRLRASKSEAQAKMPKNGKNLETSKYFTVAMSYLTNGAPTDAVLQPKNKGFELVPVTHPADYVTGEEIQIKALFNGEPAKDLDFTLEKEGPQYQEEPLVVDLKSDSEGLVNFSLEEGGRFMLKVYHKMKSEDAEADFDITRVYYAFEVIYE, from the coding sequence ATGAAGTTTAATCACTTTTTAAAAGCCGTTGTTGGCTCTCTTTTCGCTATTTCAAGCTTTGCGAGTAACGCACACGACATTTACATTTGGCCGAGCTTTTTTTCAGTAGATACGGATAAGTCAAAAAGCGTAACGGTGGATATTACTGCGTCACATACTACCTTTAGACCAGATTTTTCAATGCCTAGCTCGGGTGTTAAAGCCTATGGTGTTGATGGTAAGCAAATCCGTCGTGTTGGCTCATTCTATCAAGGTGCACAGCGCTCTACGTTTGATTTAGCTGTTGAAGCTCAAGGTACTTACGGATTGATTTATGAGCGAGGCCCTTCGTACTTCTCTCGCTACACAGTAGGTAAGCGTGAAACTGAAAAACGCTTAAGAGCGAGCAAATCAGAAGCACAAGCTAAAATGCCTAAAAACGGCAAGAACTTAGAAACCTCTAAGTACTTTACTGTTGCAATGTCATACCTGACTAATGGCGCACCGACTGATGCCGTTTTACAGCCAAAAAATAAAGGTTTTGAATTAGTGCCTGTCACTCACCCAGCAGACTATGTAACAGGTGAAGAAATTCAAATTAAGGCACTATTTAATGGTGAGCCAGCTAAAGACTTAGATTTCACCTTAGAAAAAGAAGGTCCACAATACCAAGAAGAGCCGTTAGTTGTTGATCTTAAATCAGACAGCGAAGGTTTGGTTAACTTCTCTTTAGAAGAAGGTGGACGTTTTATGCTTAAGGTATATCATAAAATGAAAAGTGAAGATGCCGAGGCAGATTTCGACATTACTCGTGTTTACTATGCATTTGAAGTGATTTATGAATAA
- a CDS encoding DUF2271 domain-containing protein, whose amino-acid sequence MFRKFLCMLALIVASTSVQAEQLDVSFELPSFDSANYHKPYVAIWIESKEKKETLLLWHLTKKSEDKWLADIRRWWRKQGRYGDAPDGVTAATKGPGEYKKSFNVEGVSKFKLYIEVVREDGGRSLIKQAIDFNSDQKEFNFKADKEVGPISIKIGK is encoded by the coding sequence GTGTTTCGTAAATTTTTATGTATGTTGGCGTTAATAGTAGCAAGTACCAGCGTACAGGCAGAGCAGTTGGATGTTAGTTTTGAGTTACCGAGCTTTGACAGCGCAAATTATCACAAACCATATGTTGCCATTTGGATAGAAAGCAAGGAAAAAAAAGAAACGCTATTGCTTTGGCATCTTACCAAAAAATCAGAAGACAAATGGCTTGCAGACATTCGTCGTTGGTGGCGTAAGCAGGGACGTTATGGCGATGCACCAGACGGTGTAACAGCTGCGACTAAAGGGCCTGGTGAGTATAAAAAATCGTTCAATGTTGAAGGCGTCAGTAAATTTAAGCTTTATATCGAAGTGGTGCGCGAAGACGGCGGCCGTTCGTTAATTAAGCAAGCTATTGATTTTAACAGTGACCAAAAAGAATTCAATTTTAAGGCTGATAAAGAAGTTGGCCCAATAAGTATCAAAATAGGAAAATAA
- a CDS encoding PepSY-associated TM helix domain-containing protein translates to MKSVNKLDETRRQHHIQLHQVTAIMRKVHIYSALPVLLLMIFFAVTGILLNHPELEMGEVDNKMSEIQLPDWAGEMPDWPQNYGSHSLVLLQWLDKEHDIRGVDFSIEWDDYDQLLIVDLTGPNGSTVIEVFFADNLIAVDNRQLSTIAMLNNLHRAKHVSGFWRAMSDLSAVCMLLFCISGFWLVVVNRLERVPANISMVMGGGIFIFALYLMH, encoded by the coding sequence TTGAAAAGCGTTAATAAGCTCGACGAAACGCGTCGACAACATCATATTCAGTTACATCAAGTCACAGCTATTATGCGAAAGGTGCATATATACAGTGCCTTACCGGTGTTGTTATTAATGATATTTTTTGCCGTTACTGGGATTTTATTAAATCATCCAGAATTGGAAATGGGTGAAGTTGATAACAAGATGAGTGAAATTCAATTGCCAGATTGGGCGGGAGAAATGCCAGATTGGCCACAAAATTATGGCTCGCACAGTTTGGTTTTGTTGCAGTGGCTAGATAAAGAACACGATATCCGTGGGGTTGATTTTTCGATTGAGTGGGATGATTACGATCAACTGTTAATTGTTGATCTCACTGGCCCTAACGGATCTACCGTCATTGAAGTATTTTTTGCAGACAATCTGATTGCTGTAGATAACCGTCAGCTATCGACAATAGCCATGTTGAATAACCTTCACAGAGCCAAGCATGTTAGTGGCTTTTGGCGAGCAATGTCAGATCTGAGCGCTGTTTGTATGTTGTTGTTTTGCATCAGTGGATTCTGGTTAGTAGTGGTTAATCGTTTAGAACGTGTGCCTGCCAATATCTCAATGGTTATGGGTGGCGGCATATTTATTTTTGCATTGTATTTAATGCATTAG
- a CDS encoding flavodoxin domain-containing protein codes for MPSMINSLVIQRAAPFLARILSVINIAMIVLSLVLFTLVWSIQAAHTDSETLGELQYANTLVSGALVSAEYKQLLDSRLWRIKPELGGGVIITTNNGLIKNKLSTQHLTVYLTSQSILKCFTALCILAVILLLASRNYLRLVALSAINILLIFHFKTPFLFDEKTAITTPVSYAITSLTFVALILWIYNKWLLKNNHVSSTLIAYASQSGSAMSLAKRFNKALLHTSDVRCVSTLDPNIFSQYENVLLIASTYGEGQPPEKAQNFLRKLTSLNTYESAVNFSILALGDSHYSDFCAFGHRLEQLLTLKGAQSIVHTVEVDRLDNNSVNDWWQKLTTQLNWRTKDIKQACVSLPVVENTVCNPTQGHRHAHVIAFDKQQLSYQPGDLLAISPVRSTEHAKRIIDSLGLQAQDTVTLAKQKTTLLNALTTLEWQGEQAETAQQLVEKLRPLVPRVYSIASSPYHDTIELLVRRHTLENGEPGIASHYLCDLTPEQLVNAEIRVHSNFHLPKHDAPLILIGAGTGLAPLIGFLRHRAATVSSQQHWLLFGEQYQAKDFYFSKEIDLLCQQKLISKLSLAWSRDNEPSYIGEHITREKAQLLEWVQELGANIYVCGNQVGFGESVCEKLTEIFGQKAYQRMIQHGQLRTDLY; via the coding sequence ATGCCATCGATGATCAATTCATTAGTTATACAGCGTGCAGCCCCTTTTTTGGCGCGCATATTAAGTGTCATCAATATTGCGATGATAGTTTTATCGTTAGTGTTGTTTACGTTAGTCTGGTCGATTCAAGCTGCACACACAGATTCAGAAACGCTAGGAGAGTTGCAATATGCAAATACGTTAGTATCGGGTGCGCTAGTGTCGGCCGAGTATAAACAATTACTCGATAGCCGCCTTTGGAGGATAAAACCTGAGCTAGGTGGCGGTGTGATTATTACCACTAACAACGGTTTGATTAAAAATAAACTTAGTACACAGCATCTAACAGTCTACCTCACTAGCCAATCAATTTTGAAATGCTTCACAGCGCTATGCATATTAGCCGTGATTTTGCTACTTGCCAGCAGAAATTACTTGCGTTTGGTAGCACTAAGCGCCATCAATATTTTGTTGATTTTTCACTTCAAGACGCCATTTTTGTTTGATGAAAAAACTGCTATTACTACGCCTGTCAGTTACGCAATAACGAGCTTAACTTTCGTCGCATTAATTCTTTGGATATACAATAAATGGTTACTTAAGAACAATCATGTAAGTAGCACATTAATCGCTTATGCAAGTCAATCTGGTAGTGCAATGTCACTTGCGAAACGATTTAATAAAGCGTTACTTCACACTAGCGATGTGCGCTGTGTTTCAACATTAGACCCGAATATTTTTAGCCAGTACGAGAACGTATTACTGATCGCTAGTACCTACGGAGAAGGCCAACCTCCAGAAAAGGCACAAAATTTTTTGCGTAAACTAACGTCTTTAAATACTTATGAAAGCGCAGTAAACTTTTCAATCTTGGCTTTGGGAGACAGTCACTATAGCGACTTTTGCGCTTTTGGTCATCGCCTCGAGCAGTTACTTACGTTAAAAGGTGCTCAATCTATAGTTCATACGGTCGAAGTTGATCGCCTCGACAACAATTCGGTCAATGATTGGTGGCAGAAATTAACCACGCAACTTAACTGGCGCACCAAAGATATTAAGCAGGCTTGCGTCTCCTTGCCAGTGGTTGAGAATACAGTCTGTAATCCAACACAAGGTCATCGACATGCGCATGTTATCGCATTTGATAAGCAACAGCTCAGCTACCAGCCAGGTGATCTGCTCGCTATATCGCCTGTGCGCAGCACAGAACACGCAAAACGCATTATCGATAGCTTAGGGTTACAAGCGCAAGACACAGTGACTTTAGCCAAGCAAAAAACAACACTGTTGAACGCGTTAACCACATTAGAGTGGCAAGGAGAACAAGCAGAAACGGCACAGCAACTCGTCGAAAAGTTAAGACCATTAGTACCACGCGTCTATTCGATAGCGAGCTCGCCTTATCACGACACGATAGAGCTTTTGGTGCGTCGTCACACTCTAGAAAATGGGGAGCCTGGCATTGCATCTCATTACTTATGCGATTTAACACCAGAGCAATTGGTGAACGCTGAAATACGCGTGCACTCTAATTTTCATTTACCTAAACATGACGCGCCGCTCATTTTAATTGGCGCAGGTACAGGCTTAGCACCGCTAATAGGCTTTTTACGCCATAGAGCGGCGACGGTTAGCTCGCAACAACATTGGTTACTATTTGGTGAGCAATACCAAGCAAAAGATTTTTACTTTTCTAAAGAAATTGACCTATTGTGCCAACAAAAGCTTATTAGCAAGTTGAGCTTAGCATGGTCTCGCGATAATGAGCCTAGCTATATTGGTGAGCATATTACGCGAGAAAAAGCACAACTACTTGAATGGGTTCAAGAGTTAGGCGCTAACATTTACGTTTGTGGTAATCAGGTAGGTTTTGGCGAAAGTGTCTGCGAAAAGCTCACTGAAATATTTGGGCAAAAAGCATATCAACGCATGATTCAACATGGCCAATTGCGAACTGATCTTTATTAA
- a CDS encoding TonB-dependent hemoglobin/transferrin/lactoferrin family receptor, whose amino-acid sequence MNLKKTSLTLAITVALGQTAYAETPADEDLNTLNTTVIHAKSIKRDATIEKIEATDIDTNQIKDMEGIVKYIPGVNVSKGDDRWGSSGFNIRGLDEDRVAITVDGVPQGETLKNEGGQAYGYFKGSRNGVDIEALKRVEIVKGADAILSGSGALSGAVSFTTKDPSDFLAAEGNDTAVGVKLGYSGNNNEQIGSLSLANRTGNLESMIMYTQRDSDEYESYDMDALDIEGAAREIPDPQEHDTTSYLAKVIYHIPENTEVGVVASQYKTETMTDAQSFNGGWYSNRIGDDTSDTKRIGVFLNHEQDTVLFDRIEVAYNDQSIDFEAKTTQHVTYDFGPFFRADEDRIDSRNFDQDVMQFTVDLVKSFELAETQHELTYGYEHLDKDFANYRRRAKNSNYDDLGWVEADNGALVPKSESQTHTVYALDTFEVTPGTQIRLGARFDDITYDAHEDEYFSDELELLTEISFSEFTWTVGVEHEINSDLSIEAGVSTGFRAPTIEELYIAGGTPDDITSMPNPDLEAEYATNFDVALVGNAGALDYRVGVFFSDYKDFIENVRVERTNPETGLPDPDGYLTPMNAADAEIKGLELALNLDLNQFGLTGFNTSLSAAYTDGEEDNGDPIFSVQPFNAVWSVEYSADNWGVAMYTNFTKGKDKDDAYNTDAEDGSRTYPLYLSNTATVIDLAGYYNVTENITLRAGVNNLTDKEYFLWDNVRFVDQADMRPGIGVDGDGVNRYSESGRNFEASINVMF is encoded by the coding sequence ATGAACTTGAAAAAGACCAGTTTAACACTTGCTATTACTGTGGCTCTCGGTCAAACAGCCTACGCAGAAACTCCAGCTGACGAAGATCTTAATACGTTAAATACAACGGTTATTCACGCTAAAAGTATTAAGCGAGATGCGACAATTGAAAAGATTGAAGCAACAGATATAGATACTAACCAAATCAAAGACATGGAAGGCATCGTTAAATATATTCCTGGTGTAAACGTATCAAAAGGCGATGACCGTTGGGGCTCGTCAGGTTTTAATATTCGCGGTTTAGATGAAGATAGAGTAGCGATTACCGTTGACGGGGTACCACAAGGGGAAACGCTTAAAAATGAAGGTGGTCAAGCTTACGGTTACTTCAAAGGCTCTCGCAATGGCGTTGACATTGAAGCGTTAAAGCGTGTAGAAATTGTTAAAGGTGCTGACGCTATCTTATCTGGTAGTGGGGCTTTATCTGGTGCAGTTTCATTTACGACAAAAGATCCTTCTGATTTTTTAGCCGCAGAAGGTAACGATACAGCTGTAGGCGTTAAATTAGGTTACTCAGGTAATAACAATGAACAAATAGGCTCACTGTCGCTTGCAAACAGAACCGGTAACTTAGAGTCAATGATCATGTATACACAGCGCGATAGTGATGAGTATGAAAGCTACGACATGGATGCGCTTGATATCGAAGGGGCGGCACGAGAAATTCCTGATCCACAGGAGCATGATACAACCAGTTACTTAGCAAAAGTGATTTACCATATTCCAGAAAACACTGAAGTTGGTGTAGTAGCAAGTCAATACAAAACTGAAACGATGACAGACGCTCAGTCATTCAACGGCGGTTGGTACAGCAACCGTATCGGTGATGACACGTCTGATACAAAGCGCATTGGCGTATTTTTAAACCACGAGCAAGACACAGTATTATTTGATCGAATCGAAGTCGCTTACAACGACCAAAGCATCGACTTTGAAGCTAAAACGACACAGCATGTAACTTACGACTTTGGTCCGTTCTTCCGCGCAGATGAAGACCGCATTGACAGCCGTAATTTCGATCAAGACGTTATGCAGTTCACGGTTGATTTAGTTAAATCATTTGAATTAGCCGAGACACAACACGAGTTAACTTACGGTTACGAACACTTAGATAAAGATTTCGCAAACTACCGTAGGCGTGCTAAAAACAGTAACTATGATGATTTAGGTTGGGTCGAAGCAGACAATGGCGCTTTGGTACCAAAATCAGAATCTCAAACTCACACTGTTTATGCATTAGATACGTTTGAAGTAACGCCAGGCACTCAAATTCGTCTTGGCGCACGTTTTGATGACATTACTTATGATGCACACGAAGATGAGTACTTCAGTGACGAACTAGAGTTATTAACTGAAATTAGTTTCAGTGAATTTACTTGGACGGTCGGTGTTGAGCACGAAATTAACAGCGACTTATCTATCGAAGCGGGTGTGTCGACAGGTTTCCGCGCACCGACAATTGAAGAGCTATACATCGCAGGTGGTACACCAGACGATATCACAAGTATGCCAAACCCAGATTTAGAAGCAGAATATGCAACAAACTTCGATGTTGCTTTAGTCGGTAATGCTGGTGCGCTTGATTACCGTGTAGGTGTTTTCTTCAGTGACTACAAAGACTTCATTGAAAACGTAAGAGTGGAACGTACTAACCCTGAAACAGGCTTACCAGATCCTGACGGTTACTTAACACCTATGAATGCTGCTGATGCGGAAATTAAAGGGTTAGAGTTAGCGTTAAATCTAGACCTTAACCAATTTGGTTTAACAGGTTTTAACACGTCACTTTCAGCTGCATACACTGATGGTGAAGAAGACAACGGCGACCCTATTTTCTCTGTTCAACCGTTCAATGCGGTATGGAGCGTTGAATATAGCGCTGATAACTGGGGTGTAGCGATGTACACTAACTTTACCAAAGGTAAAGATAAAGACGATGCTTATAACACAGATGCAGAAGATGGTTCGCGTACTTACCCGTTATACCTAAGTAACACTGCTACTGTTATCGATTTAGCGGGTTATTACAACGTAACAGAAAACATCACGTTGCGTGCAGGTGTGAACAACTTGACTGACAAGGAATACTTCTTGTGGGATAACGTGAGATTTGTTGACCAAGCTGACATGCGTCCAGGTATCGGTGTTGATGGTGACGGTGTTAACCGTTACTCAGAGTCTGGAAGAAACTTTGAAGCCAGTATTAATGTAATGTTTTAA